The proteins below come from a single Chrysoperla carnea chromosome 1, inChrCarn1.1, whole genome shotgun sequence genomic window:
- the LOC123290921 gene encoding GATA zinc finger domain-containing protein 14-like has protein sequence MIQWCSCSVLSLILLCLSNYVSGQFFNNRPYPTYSLESMPNTGFSCRDKILGGYYADAETQCQMFHVCVKVAGIGVQDFRFLCPNGTAFDQDSQICAEWDDVDCEASTLYYSSDNFDLYRIGSGFETKAQYAGEEESAFHLQRADSGDIRLQKENQINQKPEYNVQGNNNQRITSNQPKYSNDREIFRGSSSSNFFNNRNGGKEDDYENYDNTGNHRNDVPKVEKPIRKIIRKPTTTTTTTTTTTIAPTTTIRAFQNGQFNQQQTPTTFKPSGFVNRNQYRNQPINNYSPTTNKPTSTTLTDEQYTTALNNYKVRQQQGRSYNRDTSFRQKSRFSTNPSTESVLGNLNSRNSNKYTPNAQYDNQQSTQYYDSQSSTTPKYNNNYNDYRYSTLAPFEKPIEKSYDVQKQTAQRQTTTTVSPFSNYYTNTVSSTVFPIVNNNYTTQQFSNNNNYYSTEAPFNYQQNNNNYKATSTTVQPIQNTNYYNNNQQGKQNTQNYYNEQKSTNYQDYNTNIGVVSSTTQQYYDTNRQGAQTSNNNYQKSTNYQDNNTFNYNSGVSTSNTQQYSNYNTNKQTSKPYNQKSTNYQDNQFNYNSDVSTTTQQYYNNNNQRQKTTTYQQNDQFNNYNTRTSTTTPQYSNYDRQGKTYNNEQGIISTTTLTPLLNNYDVTKQNKKYDTTQYTQSYTKINNYNNNYYNYTSTENYNNNGQYNKKTNQYYEKPTTYNPKYNSRSNGDDETLKTAHSINFASGRNENYNNNQQIKSNTEKTFNDSPRPFSVSRNSKGFTSSSTTTLKPISLLQQTTKNLNKKNTEADDKSYDYAYYDSDSHFTDYDNIASEFSKTTRKSK, from the exons TGAGCAATTATGTTTCCGGCCAATTTTTCAACAACCGACCGTATCCAACATACAGCTTGGAAAGTATGCCAAATACTGGATTTTCTTGTCGGGACAAAATATTGGGTGGCTACTACGCCGATGCTGAAACACAATGCCAAATGTTTCATGTATGCGTAAAGGTTGCGGGTATTGGT GTACAAGATTTTCGATTCTTGTGTCCAAATGGTACAGCATTTGATCAAGATTCTCAAATTTGTGCTGAATGGGATGATGTTGATTGTGAAGCTTCAACATTATATTATTCCAGTGATAATTTCGATTTATATCGAATTGGTTCCG GTTTTGAAACAAAAGCACAGTACGCCGGTGAAGAAGAATCAGCGTTTCATTTACAACGTGCCGATTCTGGTGATATAcgtttacaaaaagaaaatcaaatcaatcaaaaaCCTGAATACAACGTTCAAGGAAATAATAATCAAAGAATAACATCAAATCAaccaaaatattcaaatgatcGTGAAATCTTTCGAGGATCAAGTAGTTCTAACTTCTTTAATAATCGTAATGGTGGCAAAGAGGATGATTATGAGAATTACGATAACACGGGGAATCATCGAAATGATGTTCCTAAAGTAGAAAAAcctattcgaaaaataataagaaaacctacaacaacaacaacaaccacAACTACTACTACTATAGCCCCAACAACCACAATAAGAGCTTTTCAAAATGGCCAATTTAATCAACAACAAACGCCAACTACATTTAAACCAAGTGGTTTTGTTAACCGAAACCAATATCGAAATCAACCAATCAACAACTATTCACCAACAACAAATAAACCTACATCAACAACTTTAACTGATGAACAATACACGACagctttaaataattacaaagtTCGACAACAACAAGGACGATCCTACAACAGAGATACCTCATTTAGACAAAAAAGTCGATTTTCAACAAATCCAAGTACAGAATCTGTACTTGGAAATCTAAACTcacgaaattcaaataaatatacaccaAATGCACAATATGACAATCAACAGTCCACTCAATATTATGACAGTCAAAGTTCAACAACacctaaatataataataattacaatgatTATCGATATAGTACCCTAGCACCCTTTGAAAAACCAATCGAAAAATCATATGATGTACAAAAACAAACTGCACAACGTCAAACAACGACCACTGTTAGTCCATTTAGTAACTATTATACAAATACCGTCTCATCAACTGTATTTCCAAtagtgaataataattatacaactCAACAGTttagtaataacaataattattattcaactgAAGCACCatttaattatcaacaaaataacaataattacaagGCTACAAGTACAACAGTTCAACCAATACAAAAtactaattattataacaacaaTCAACAAGGAaaacaaaacacacaaaattattataatgaacaaaaatcaacaaattatcaAGATTATAACACGAATATAGGTGTTGTATCATCAACAACTCAACAATATTACGATACGAATCGACAAGGAGCACAAAcctcaaataataattatcaaaaatcaactaattatcaagataataatacatttaattataattctgGTGTTTCTACAAGTAACACTCaacaatattcaaattataatacgAATAAACAAACATCAAAACCATATAATCAGAAATCAACAAATTATCAagataatcaatttaattataattctgATGTTTCTACTACCACTCaacaatattacaataataataatcaacgaCAAAAAACCACAACTTATCAACAAAATgatcaatttaataattataatactagAACTTCAACAACAACACCACAATACTCAAATTATGATCGACAAggtaaaacttataataacGAACAAGGAATAATATCTACAACAACATTAACACCACTATTGAATAATTACGatgttacaaaacaaaataagaaatatgaTACAACACAATATACACAAAGTTatacgaaaataaataattataataataattattataattatacatcAACggaaaactataataataatggacaatataataagaaaacgaATCAATATTATGAGAAACCAACAacatataatccaaaatataattcaaGGTCAAATGGTGATgatgaaacattaaaaactgcACATAGTATTAACTTTGCTAGTGGacgtaatgaaaattataataataatcaacaaattaaaagtaatacggaaaaaacatttaatgatTCACCAAGACCATTCTCTGTATCAAGAAATTCAAAAGGATTTACTAGCAGTAGTACCACCACATTAAAACCAATATCACTGTTACAACAGAcaacgaaaaatttaaataaaaagaatactgAAGCTGATGATAAAAGTTATGATTATGCATATTATGATAGTGATAGTCATTTTACTGATTATGATAATATTGCTtctgaattttcaaaaacaacaagaaaaagtaaataa